TTTTCACCTCTCTGTTCAACAGGTCCAACTGTAGTGTTCTTGATTACACTGTAGTGCTCTTATTTTCCGTAGATTGCTCCTTTCCCTGTGGCAAAACATCGCCGCCTCCTTGTCCCGCCTTGGATCCACAACACTCCGGGGAATTGCCGTCGATTTCTGGCAGTTCCGTCGATACATCGAGGGTTAACTCCGGTAGCTGCCGCTTTCTACCACGTCCCATGGCTAAAGGACCGAGAACGAGAGATGACCAGAGAACGAGAAAGTATTCATCACAGAAAGAAATAAAATTacggaagaagaaagaagagaggGTTTCATAGGGAAACGCGAGGAAAGAATGAAAACAGGTTTTGGATTTAAGACAACGAAAACAGTGGGTAGGGATTTCTTGTGGCAATTTGACATAATCTTTCATTCAAATCCATTACAAACATAGAATTTTAATTAtgtttcttaaaattaatttacaaaaattacacttCATTCGATCCTTTAATTTCTCGGGAAACAAAcataaaatagtaattttaaaaGACTCACTGTAGCCATTGTCGACGAGGTAATTGAAGGAGTGGGCATCGCAGTTGTCAGTAAACTTATTGTTGGTGGTAGGGAGCTTCCGGAGGCACTGAAACGCTATGGAATTGAAATTGCCACTGAATTCTGTGTACTCAGCAAGAATCACATTTCCACATGAAACGAATGAGTAGATCAACGATTGCTGGCCCATTTTGGTTATTTGATAAAGCGATTAAAGGTCTTGAACTCGTGCAGAGAGAGATCTGAGAATTTGATCGAAAATCTCTCTCCTCCCCTTCTTTTGCTTTCTTTTCCCACCAGAGAGAGGGAGCGAGGGGTTGTTGATGAGGTTTTAAAGCAGGGATAGTTAAAAGGAAGAGTTGGGTTTGGGGTTTAATGATAGGTTTAATTTTTGACTAACTTACAGCTAAAGTCCTTAAGCTATGTTAAAATCTACCTATCAatctattttatttttagaaaaaaaaaaatctattttatTTTCAGTAAATATTTGTATGagcattatatttttatttatatatattaaaattaaatattaatttaaatatttaaattaaaaatattaaaattttaataattaatatttaaatttaattaatgcaataatatgtAGATATTTGAAATGTTttctatatattatttaattatcgttaaaaatatttttcatgtctgcaataaaattttaaaataaaattttttaaaatatggtaattttatatttccttaacaattatatattatatgagtattaattaaattttcatgcaTAAAATATATTTAGTATAATAATTTAACTGCATGCTATTGTTACTTTATTGAAATATGTATTGTTATTATAATTGTTATAAAAACtcatgaattaatttttttatatatatttttattattttttatatattatataatattattatagtattataaatattattttaatttcaattaattatataaatataaatatttatcaattttaaaattattttttattcgatcatatttttatgaaatttatgttttatattattaatgtataatattaacttaattataaacttaaatgtaatataataaaaaaatataatattaagttttaaaaatataaataggtgaaaatgtttaaaataaattaataataaatgtaaatctcattgaatttaatttatttaaattctatcattttaccttttttttttaaaaaaaagtttgatttgtatatattttattttaatttttcataatttaaaataatacatACTTGTATAATGAAGTTTTATATCTAGATTAATGTAAAaggaaattatttataaaattagaaaatagaataatttttaaaatgaatttttgttATTATAAATGTACCACACGC
Above is a genomic segment from Hevea brasiliensis isolate MT/VB/25A 57/8 chromosome 17, ASM3005281v1, whole genome shotgun sequence containing:
- the LOC131175424 gene encoding putative vesicle-associated membrane protein 726 — translated: MGQQSLIYSFVSCGNVILAEYTEFSGNFNSIAFQCLRKLPTTNNKFTDNCDAHSFNYLVDNGYTMGRGRKRQLPELTLDVSTELPEIDGNSPECCGSKAGQGGGDVLPQGKEQSTENKSTTV